Proteins from a genomic interval of Rhodococcus rhodochrous:
- a CDS encoding ABC transporter permease translates to MTGPSGLIDPTAISRKTRSSSRIPRSVQRLLGPVLLVVAWQLAASSGLFGENVLPRPLSVLTAAWRLIAGGELQEHMTVSLLRVGNGLLIGIALGLVLALVSGLSRVGENFVDANMEILRAVPNFALVPLLIVWFGISETPKVLLITLAVAVSIYINTFSAIRSVDAGLVEAARSFGVQRRELIRRVILPGALPGFLIGLRLALTGAWLSLIFAETINAKRGLGRMMSDAREYFQLDVVFVLIAVYALLGLLSIFIVRALETRLLTWRRSFDGN, encoded by the coding sequence ATGACCGGACCATCGGGACTGATCGATCCCACCGCGATCAGCCGGAAGACCCGCAGTTCGTCCCGCATTCCGCGTTCGGTCCAGCGGCTGCTCGGGCCGGTCCTGCTCGTCGTGGCGTGGCAACTCGCCGCGTCCAGCGGCCTGTTCGGCGAGAACGTCCTTCCCCGACCGCTGTCGGTGCTCACCGCGGCGTGGCGACTGATCGCCGGCGGGGAACTGCAGGAACACATGACGGTCAGCCTGTTGCGGGTCGGCAACGGCCTGCTCATCGGCATCGCGCTTGGTCTGGTCCTCGCGCTGGTCTCCGGATTGTCGCGGGTGGGTGAGAACTTCGTCGACGCCAATATGGAAATCCTGCGTGCCGTACCGAATTTCGCGCTCGTTCCGCTTCTCATCGTGTGGTTCGGTATCAGCGAGACCCCGAAGGTCCTGCTCATCACCCTCGCCGTGGCAGTCTCGATCTACATCAACACGTTCTCCGCGATCCGGAGCGTGGACGCCGGACTCGTCGAGGCGGCACGATCGTTCGGTGTCCAGCGCCGCGAACTGATCCGGCGGGTCATCCTGCCGGGTGCGCTGCCCGGATTCCTCATCGGCCTGCGTCTCGCCCTCACCGGTGCGTGGCTCTCGCTGATCTTCGCCGAGACCATCAACGCCAAACGCGGTCTGGGACGGATGATGAGCGACGCGCGCGAATACTTCCAGCTCGACGTGGTTTTCGTCCTGATCGCCGTCTACGCCCTCCTCGGTCTGCTCTCGATCTTCATCGTGCGGGCGTTGGAAACACGCCTGCTCACGTGGAGGAGGTCGTTCGATGGCAACTGA
- a CDS encoding ABC transporter ATP-binding protein — protein sequence MATDVTERTALDSVVVARGVRRVFGEQVVLDGLDLDIAPGEFVALLGRSGSGKSTFLRALGALDPDVEGHLRVPAKQAIVFQDPRLLPWQKVLTNVNIGRPDNARTRAEALDALAEVELENKAKAWPRTLSGGEAQRVALARALVREPELLLLDEPFGALDALTRIRMHGLLEKLVAKHRPAVLLVTHDVDEAILLADRVIVLTDGVISLSSQVEVPRPRGRDSSEFVALRRRLLTELGVGDQPDSR from the coding sequence ATGGCAACTGATGTGACCGAACGCACCGCGCTCGATTCCGTCGTCGTCGCCCGCGGTGTGCGGCGCGTGTTCGGCGAGCAGGTAGTGCTCGACGGCCTCGACCTCGACATCGCCCCCGGAGAATTCGTCGCGCTGCTCGGTCGGAGCGGCTCCGGGAAGTCCACCTTCCTGCGGGCGCTGGGAGCCCTGGACCCCGACGTCGAAGGGCATCTCCGGGTGCCGGCGAAACAGGCCATCGTCTTCCAGGACCCCCGGCTGCTGCCGTGGCAGAAGGTGCTGACGAACGTCAACATCGGACGACCGGATAACGCGCGGACCCGTGCCGAGGCGCTCGATGCGCTCGCAGAGGTCGAGCTCGAGAACAAGGCGAAGGCGTGGCCGCGGACGCTGTCCGGGGGAGAGGCACAGCGGGTCGCGCTCGCCCGGGCACTCGTCCGCGAACCCGAACTGTTGCTGCTCGACGAACCCTTCGGAGCTCTCGACGCACTCACCCGGATCCGCATGCACGGCCTGCTCGAGAAGTTGGTGGCCAAGCACCGGCCGGCCGTGCTCCTCGTGACCCACGACGTCGACGAGGCGATCCTGCTCGCGGATCGCGTCATCGTCCTCACCGACGGGGTGATCTCCCTGTCGTCACAGGTCGAGGTGCCGCGTCCGAGAGGTCGCGACTCCAGCGAGTTCGTCGCTCTGCGGCGCCGCCTGCTCACCGAACTCGGTGTCGGCGACCAGCCCGACTCGCGTTGA